In Strigops habroptila isolate Jane chromosome 7, bStrHab1.2.pri, whole genome shotgun sequence, the following are encoded in one genomic region:
- the MAB21L2 gene encoding protein mab-21-like 2, with product MIAAQAKLVYQLNKYYTERCQARKAAIAKTIREVCKVVSDVLKEVEVQEPRFISSLSEIDARYEGLEVISPTEFEVVLYLNQMGVFNFVDDGSLPGCAVLKLSDGRKRSMSLWVEFITASGYLSARKIRSRFQTLVAQAVDKCSYRDVVKMIADTSEVKLRIRERYVVQITPAFKCTGIWPRSAAQWPMPHIPWPGPNRVAEVKAEGFNLLSKECYSLTGKQSSAESDAWVLQFGEAENRLLMGGCRNKCLSVLKTLRDRHLELPGQPLNNYHMKTLLLYECEKHPRETDWDEACLGDRLNGILLQLISCLQCRRCPHYFLPNLDLFQGKPHSALESAAKQTWRLAREILTNPKSLDKL from the coding sequence ATGATCGCCGCGCAGGCCAAGCTGGTCTACCAGCTCAACAAATACTACACGGAGCGGTGCCAGGCCCGCAAGGCGGCCATCGCCAAGACCATCCGGGAGGTGTGCAAGGTCGTGTCGGACGTGTTGAAGGAGGTGGAAGTGCAGGAGCCGCGCTTCATCAGCTCCCTGAGCGAGATAGACGCCCGCTACGAGGGGCTGGAAGTGATCTCGCCCACCGAGTTCGAGGTGGTGCTCTACCTCAACCAGATGGGCGTCTTCAACTTCGTGGACGACGGCTCCCTGCCGGGCTGCGCCGTGCTGAAGCTGAGCGACGGCCGCAAGCGCAGCATGTCCCTCTGGGTGGAGTTCATCACCGCCTCGGGCTACCTGTCCGCCCGCAAGATCCGCTCCCGCTTCCAGACACTGGTGGCCCAGGCCGTGGACAAGTGCAGCTACCGAGACGTGGTGAAGATGATCGCGGACACCAGCGAGGTGAAGCTCCGCATCCGGGAGCGGTACGTGGTGCAGATCACGCCCGCCTTCAAGTGCACCGGGATCTGGCCGCGCAGCGCGGCGCAGTGGCCCATGCCGCACATCCCCTGGCCCGGCCCCAACCGGGTGGCGGAGGTGAAGGCAGAGGGCTTCAACCTGCTCTCCAAGGAGTGCTACTCGCTGACGGGCAAGCAGAGCTCGGCCGAGAGCGATGCCTGGGTACTGCAGTTCGGCGAGGCCGAGAACCGGCTGCTGATGGGCGGCTGCCGGAACAAGTGCCTCTCGGTGCTGAAGACGCTGCGCGACCGGCACCTGGAGCTGCCGGGGCAGCCCCTCAACAACTACCACATGAAGACGCTGCTGCTGTACGAATGCGAGAAGCACCCGCGGGAGACCGACTGGGACGAGGCGTGCCTGGGCGACCGGCTCAACGgcatcctcctgcagctcatctcctgcctgcagtgccGGCGCTGCCCCCACTACTTCCTGCCCAACCTAGACCTCTTTCAGGGCAAACCCCACTCGGCCCTGGAAAGCGCTGCCAAACAGACCTGGAGGCTAGCCAGAGAAATCCTCACCAATCCCAAAAGCCTTGACAAGCTATAG